Proteins encoded together in one Lathyrus oleraceus cultivar Zhongwan6 chromosome 5, CAAS_Psat_ZW6_1.0, whole genome shotgun sequence window:
- the LOC127079949 gene encoding zinc finger BED domain-containing protein RICESLEEPER 1-like produces MERGKSSLQGVGVPSLQGVGVPSGVVDQGVSQGAAAGTALPPLRKRKLNASGSRKTSTVWEEFNILPDEPEPIAACKHCHKRYRCDPKTHGTSNMLAHSKVCYKNPALLLKDPNQTNLVSGEDGFLVPTSQRFNAAACRKAINTFVILDEHSFRVVEGVGFKQMCKQLQPQMAIPTRRTVARDCFQLYLAEKSRLKAFFKSDCTRVALTTDCWTSIQNLSYMATTAHFIDTAWKYQKKIISFSLVPNHKGDTIDMKVEDVLREWGLRKVSTITLDNATANDVAVSYLDRRLKSKNALLGVGDYLHMRCAAHVLNLVVRDGEKEHEGSIESVRTAVRFVRSSPQRAMKFKECVELAGITCKKKLCLDVSTRWNSTYLMLDAAEKFEAAFDNMIDEDPGYIEYFDLLTGPPGSQDWKKVRAFVVFLQTFYEATKVFSTSQEVSLHLAFHNLSSILCELQEASFNLNSYVAPMISHMKVKYDKYWGDVGKVNPFLYYGVIFDPRFKFNYIEWSFNDMYGHSSDLAKKNIECVKTSLFKLYNWHTPDHDKNVGASPLSTPGSTSLGEASSQPKEPSPFTRANAFKKHLKEKDTIENENELENNLGSGCVGNTCF; encoded by the exons ATGGAGCGCGGCAAAAGTAGCTTGCAAGGAGTTGGAGTTCCTAGCTTGCAAGGAGTTGGAGTTCCTAGCGGAGTTGTAGATCAAGGAGTGAGTCAAG GAGCAGCTGCTGGTACTGCACTCCCTCCACTTCGAAAAAGGAAACTTAATGCTAGTGGTAGTAGAAAAACTTCTACGGTTTGGGAAGAGTTTAACATTTTACCGGATGAGCCTGAACCTATAGCCGCGTGTAAACACTGTCATAAAAGGTACCGATGTGACCCTAAAACACATGGTACTTCTAACATGCTAGCTCACTCGAAAGTGTGTTACAAAAACCCTGCCCTTTTGTTGAAAGACCCCAATCAGACAAACCTTGTAAGCGGCGAGGATGGGTTTTTAGTTCCAACTAGTCAAAGGTTTAATGCTGCAGCCTGTAGGaag GCCATTAATACCTTTGTTATCCTTGATGAACATTCCTTTAGAGTGGTTGAGGGTGTTGGTTTTAAGCAAATGTGTAAACAATTGCAACCCCAAATGGCTATCCCTACTAGGAGAACCGTTGCTAGGGATTGTTTTCAGCTTTACCTAGCTGAAAAGTCACGTCTTAAAGCCTTTTTTAAATCTGATTGTACTAGGGTTGCACTAACCACAGACTGTTGGACTTCGATACAAAACCTTAGTTATATGGCCACCACTGCACACTTCATTGACACTGCTTGGAAGtaccaaaaaaaaattattagtTTCTCTTTAGTTCCAAATCACAAAGGTGATACCATTGACATGAAAGTCGAGGACGTTTTGAGGGAATGGGGGCTTAGGAAAGTGTCTACAATTACCCTGGATAACGCAACAGCAAATGATGTGGCTGTGAGTTATTTGGATAGAAGACTTAAGAGCAAGAATGCTTTACTGGGTGTAGGTGATTATTTGCATATGAGGTGTGCTGCCCATGTCTTGAACTTGGTAGTGAGAGATGGTGAAAAAGAACATGAAGGGTCTATTGAATCAGTTCGCACTGCTGTTAGGTTTGTAAGGTCTTCTCCACAAAGAGCTATGAAGTTTAAGGAGTGTGTTGAACTTGCGGGCATAACTTGTAAAAAAAAACTTTGTCTTGATGTTTCTACAAGGTGGAATTCCACTTACCTAATGTTGGATGCTGCTGAAAAGTTTGAAGCTGCATTTGACAATATGATTGATGAGGATCCTGGATACATCGAATATTTTGACCTCCTTACCGGTCCACCCGGTTCTCAGGATTGGAAAAAAGTTAGGGCTTTTGTGGTTTTCTTACAAACCTTCTATGAGGCAACCAAAGTGTTTTCAACTTCGCAAGAAGTGTCCTTGCATTTAGCTTTTCATAACTTGTCTTCAATTTTGTGTGAGCTTCAAGAAGCTTCATTTAACTTGAATTCTTATGTGGCTCCAATGATTTCACATATGAAGGTTAAATATGATAAGTATTGGGGGGATGTAGGAAAAGTGAATCCTTTTCTTTACTATGGAGTGATCTTTGATCCTAGGTTTAAGTTTAACTATATTGAGTGGTCTTTTAATGATATGTATGGGCATTCTAGTGACCTTGCCAAGAAAAATATTGAATGTGTCAAAACTAGTTTGTTTAAACTATATAATTGGCATACACCTGATCATGATAAGAATGTTGGGGCTAGTCCTTTAAGTACACCAGGGAGCACTTCCCTTGGAGAAGCATCTTCCCAACCAAAAGAACCATCACCTTTTACAAGGGCTAATGCTTTTAAGAAACATCTGAAGGAAAAAGACAcaattgaaaatgaaaatgaactAGAGAA CAACCTTGGTTCGGGATGTGTTGGCAACACCTGTTTCTAG